The following coding sequences lie in one Kamptonema formosum PCC 6407 genomic window:
- a CDS encoding ParB N-terminal domain-containing protein, translated as MRIEEIPIKQIRRPLPRVNDQTKVAALMESIREVGLKEPIDVLEVDGKYYGFSGCHRYEACDRLGLETIRCKVRRAPRSVLQMHLA; from the coding sequence ATGAGGATAGAAGAAATACCTATCAAACAGATTCGCCGCCCCCTGCCGCGAGTCAACGACCAAACCAAAGTAGCCGCGCTCATGGAATCCATCCGCGAGGTAGGATTAAAAGAGCCAATCGACGTGCTAGAAGTAGATGGCAAGTATTATGGCTTCTCAGGTTGCCACAGATATGAAGCTTGCGATCGCCTCGGCCTCGAAACCATCCGCTGCAAAGTCCGCCGAGCCCCCCGTTCCGTTTTGCAGATGCACCTAGCCTAA
- the dps gene encoding DNA starvation/stationary phase protection protein Dps: MSKNNHKQALYPTRIDLSAETRTKLVGILNDTLANTLDLKTQVKQAHWNVKGLDFYQLHLLFDEMAGELEEYVDMFAERITALGGLALGTARIAAAESSLPEYPFDILDGKSHITALADRYAPYGKLLRDAIDKTGEWGDADTADLYTEVSRAIDKRLWFLEAHLQPSEIASEDEEVAGKKEKVKHK, translated from the coding sequence ATGAGTAAGAACAACCACAAACAAGCTCTTTACCCAACTCGTATCGATCTGTCCGCAGAAACGCGCACTAAACTTGTTGGGATTCTTAACGACACTTTGGCAAACACCCTCGACTTAAAAACTCAAGTCAAGCAAGCCCACTGGAACGTCAAAGGCTTAGATTTTTACCAGTTACACTTGCTCTTTGACGAAATGGCAGGAGAATTAGAAGAGTACGTCGATATGTTTGCCGAAAGGATCACAGCTTTGGGCGGGTTGGCTTTGGGAACAGCCCGCATCGCCGCCGCAGAATCGAGCTTGCCAGAGTACCCCTTCGATATCCTTGATGGTAAATCCCATATTACCGCCTTAGCCGATCGCTATGCTCCCTATGGTAAGTTGTTGCGGGATGCGATCGATAAGACAGGAGAATGGGGCGATGCTGACACTGCTGACTTATACACCGAAGTCTCGCGGGCGATCGATAAGCGGCTGTGGTTCTTGGAAGCCCACCTGCAACCCTCAGAGATTGCTTCAGAAGATGAGGAAGTGGCTGGGAAAAAAGAAAAAGTCAAGCACAAGTAG
- the grpE gene encoding nucleotide exchange factor GrpE has product MTVKISDYTLELQRLMQQAGFSSLRALSQASGVSELDLIRLRRGLALQTRADTLVKISQALEISITELLATFAPGSVELPQESGSAAIAQEYDRLQTQMQQQRETLIQEFQQQTLQILESWMLQWPTAASKAQENPDLSAVKLLPLLRPIEQLLQEWGVEAIATVGTSIPYDPQFHQLMEGTAQPGETVKVRYTGYRQGDKLLHRAKVSPITSKVLET; this is encoded by the coding sequence GTGACAGTTAAAATTTCAGATTACACCCTCGAATTGCAACGCCTGATGCAACAGGCGGGGTTTTCTAGTTTGAGAGCGTTGAGTCAGGCAAGTGGCGTTTCTGAACTGGATTTGATCCGCTTGCGGCGGGGGTTAGCTTTGCAGACGCGAGCAGATACGCTAGTAAAAATTAGTCAAGCTTTGGAAATTTCTATAACAGAGTTATTGGCAACTTTTGCTCCTGGGTCTGTAGAATTGCCCCAGGAGTCAGGATCGGCAGCAATAGCACAGGAATACGATCGCCTGCAAACTCAGATGCAGCAGCAGCGAGAAACTTTAATACAGGAATTTCAGCAACAAACATTGCAAATCTTGGAATCTTGGATGCTGCAATGGCCAACTGCGGCAAGTAAAGCTCAGGAAAATCCCGACTTATCAGCAGTGAAATTGCTGCCATTACTACGGCCAATCGAACAGCTATTGCAGGAATGGGGAGTAGAGGCGATCGCCACAGTCGGAACATCCATTCCCTATGACCCCCAATTTCACCAGCTAATGGAAGGAACCGCTCAGCCAGGGGAAACAGTCAAAGTGCGCTACACTGGCTATCGGCAAGGAGACAAACTTCTCCACCGCGCCAAAGTCAGCCCCATTACTTCCAAAGTTCTCGAAACTTGA
- a CDS encoding STAS domain-containing protein → MSPVVKIIQPSGILDGTKASQFRQEISDLVESGADVVLIDFQDVTFMDSSGLGALVLALKTVRAAGSQLVVCSINEQIRILFELTSMDRVFEIFPSRDAFNTKILSSS, encoded by the coding sequence ATGAGTCCTGTAGTTAAAATTATTCAACCCTCCGGCATTTTAGACGGTACAAAGGCAAGTCAATTCCGCCAAGAGATTAGCGATCTAGTGGAATCTGGGGCAGATGTGGTATTAATAGACTTCCAAGATGTGACATTTATGGATAGTTCTGGCTTAGGCGCTTTAGTCCTGGCGCTGAAAACTGTACGCGCCGCCGGCAGCCAACTGGTAGTCTGTTCTATCAACGAGCAAATCAGAATCTTGTTTGAACTCACTAGCATGGATCGAGTTTTCGAGATATTTCCCAGCCGCGACGCTTTTAATACCAAGATTCTCTCCAGCAGCTAA
- a CDS encoding PP2C family protein-serine/threonine phosphatase, whose protein sequence is MFQILVIDDDTAVQELLRRTLKKQGYEVTVASNGEDGITQAQQLRPALIICDWIMPRLTGIEVCRRVKANPDLSTTQFFLLTSLGSVADRVKGLDAGADDFISKPIELNELQARVRAGLRLHQLSRDLQIAKGLLEAELAEAAEYVRSLLPDPLTEPVSVEAKFIPSRQLGGDCFDYTWLDSDYLAIYLLDVAGHGLRAALPSVAVLNLLRSRAIPNINYYQPSEVLRSLNTTFQMSYQNDKYFTMWYGVYNRPQRQLVYASAGHPPAVLVSTDGGIPKAKRLKTPGMPVGMFPDAEYLDNSCYVDELSTLYIFSDGVYEIHQPDGNIWGLDAFIDLITTPHNRNADDLDRVFNYVQNLNAKAAFDDDWSLLKVNFG, encoded by the coding sequence ATGTTTCAAATTCTGGTTATTGACGACGATACTGCCGTTCAAGAGCTGCTGAGAAGAACCCTGAAAAAACAGGGTTATGAGGTTACGGTAGCGAGCAATGGCGAAGACGGTATTACACAGGCTCAACAGTTGCGCCCAGCTCTGATCATTTGCGACTGGATTATGCCGCGTCTGACGGGAATAGAGGTGTGCCGCCGAGTTAAGGCAAATCCAGATTTGTCAACTACTCAATTCTTTTTGTTGACTTCGCTGGGATCGGTAGCCGATCGCGTTAAGGGTCTTGATGCTGGCGCGGATGATTTTATCTCTAAGCCGATTGAACTCAATGAGTTGCAAGCCAGAGTGCGGGCGGGGCTGCGCCTACACCAGCTCAGCCGAGATTTACAAATTGCTAAGGGGTTACTGGAGGCTGAGTTAGCTGAGGCGGCTGAGTATGTGCGATCGCTACTCCCAGATCCTTTGACGGAACCTGTGAGCGTGGAGGCGAAGTTTATCCCTTCGAGGCAGTTGGGTGGAGATTGCTTTGACTATACTTGGCTGGACTCTGATTATTTGGCGATTTACTTGCTGGATGTGGCTGGACATGGTTTGAGGGCGGCGCTTCCCTCTGTGGCAGTTCTAAATTTGCTGCGATCGCGAGCTATTCCCAATATTAACTACTACCAACCTAGCGAGGTGCTGCGATCGCTCAATACTACTTTTCAGATGAGTTATCAAAATGACAAGTATTTTACAATGTGGTACGGTGTTTACAACCGACCTCAGCGCCAGCTAGTATATGCCAGTGCCGGCCATCCCCCCGCCGTCTTGGTATCCACAGATGGAGGTATCCCCAAAGCCAAACGCCTAAAAACTCCCGGAATGCCAGTTGGGATGTTCCCAGATGCTGAATATCTCGATAATTCCTGCTATGTAGATGAGTTGAGTACGCTGTATATCTTCAGTGATGGGGTTTACGAGATTCATCAACCTGATGGCAATATCTGGGGGCTTGATGCTTTTATTGACCTAATTACTACTCCTCACAACAGAAATGCTGACGATCTTGACCGAGTTTTTAACTACGTTCAAAATTTAAACGCCAAAGCTGCTTTTGATGATGATTGGTCTTTACTCAAAGTCAACTTTGGCTAA
- a CDS encoding ATP-binding protein, producing MVELKSSDKSPVPGKAHIQVNPDLKELDPVLSWFAQLHQPPIPTSIWLRCQLALAEGFTNAVRYAHKGKPDIPIDIEVALFPERLEIRIWDYGPSFDLEQKIKELSDDRVDTFSGGGRGVKLMKDIADRLSYTATADNRNCLLIVKGYSPQIEA from the coding sequence GTGGTTGAATTAAAAAGTTCTGACAAGTCGCCAGTACCGGGGAAAGCCCACATTCAAGTCAATCCAGATCTGAAGGAATTAGACCCTGTTTTGTCTTGGTTTGCCCAATTGCATCAGCCGCCAATTCCCACCAGTATTTGGCTCAGGTGTCAATTAGCCCTAGCTGAGGGTTTTACCAATGCGGTTCGCTATGCCCACAAAGGCAAACCGGACATTCCTATTGACATTGAGGTAGCCCTGTTTCCCGAACGCTTAGAGATTAGAATCTGGGATTACGGCCCATCCTTTGATTTAGAACAGAAAATCAAGGAACTATCCGACGATCGAGTGGATACGTTTTCTGGTGGCGGCCGAGGCGTAAAATTGATGAAGGACATAGCCGATCGTCTGAGTTATACCGCTACTGCCGATAACCGGAACTGTCTATTAATCGTCAAAGGTTATTCCCCCCAAATTGAAGCATGA
- a CDS encoding DUF1350 family protein — MDWQEISGNWVLIPPRPSAIVHFLGGAFVATAPQLTYRWLLEELAGQGYIVVATPFVNTLDHVAIARDVLNKFENALDRLYATKTLRKAYFPIYGIGHSMGCKLHLLIGSLFDVERAGNILISFNNYAARDAIPIVEQISPVFNVEFTPSPQETNRIVQEHYQIRRNLLVKFADDNLDQSIILAKILQPRFPGMVALQTMAGNHQTPLGQDVSWPVGQVFTPLDAIGQWVKQQVYRELNQLKREILRWLNPLS, encoded by the coding sequence ATGGACTGGCAAGAAATTTCTGGGAACTGGGTATTAATTCCACCGCGACCTAGCGCGATCGTACATTTTCTAGGGGGGGCTTTTGTAGCCACAGCACCGCAATTGACCTATCGGTGGCTATTAGAGGAATTGGCAGGACAAGGATATATTGTGGTTGCTACACCATTTGTGAATACTTTAGATCATGTTGCGATCGCCCGCGATGTCCTCAACAAATTTGAAAACGCCCTCGATCGCTTGTACGCTACTAAAACCTTACGCAAGGCATACTTCCCCATCTACGGCATCGGACACAGCATGGGTTGCAAGTTACACCTACTCATCGGCAGTCTATTTGACGTAGAACGGGCGGGTAATATCTTGATTTCTTTTAACAACTATGCAGCCCGCGACGCAATCCCGATCGTAGAGCAAATATCCCCCGTCTTTAACGTTGAGTTTACTCCTTCCCCCCAAGAAACTAATCGTATAGTCCAAGAACACTATCAAATTCGGCGTAACCTCCTAGTGAAATTTGCCGATGACAATCTCGACCAGAGCATAATATTAGCAAAGATACTCCAACCCCGTTTTCCCGGTATGGTTGCGTTACAGACAATGGCCGGCAACCACCAAACGCCCTTGGGTCAAGATGTAAGCTGGCCTGTTGGTCAAGTTTTTACCCCCCTAGATGCTATTGGTCAGTGGGTGAAACAACAAGTCTACCGGGAACTGAATCAGTTAAAACGGGAAATCCTACGTTGGCTCAATCCCCTTTCCTAG
- a CDS encoding PEP-CTERM sorting domain-containing protein (PEP-CTERM proteins occur, often in large numbers, in the proteomes of bacteria that also encode an exosortase, a predicted intramembrane cysteine proteinase. The presence of a PEP-CTERM domain at a protein's C-terminus predicts cleavage within the sorting domain, followed by covalent anchoring to some some component of the (usually Gram-negative) cell surface. Many PEP-CTERM proteins exhibit an unusual sequence composition that includes large numbers of potential glycosylation sites. Expression of one such protein has been shown restore the ability of a bacterium to form floc, a type of biofilm.), with product MKLIRKATLTTGLLIAAATFGTAAPAQAFSLYFGEDLGQGEQVRLNATPNANRARDEFLSNLIGVGTENFERYSVETEAPLSISFGSAGTATLLGNGFIDSVNGNTTNGVGRYPISGNKYWEASNLFGITFSKAVAAFGFYGVDIGDFEGQLTLTLLNTLTNFQQTVTVPHTMQGLGGGVLYFGLIAESDELFDRIMFGNTAPGVDYFSFDNMTVGSLEQVVPTETVPDGGLGQGSSQPVPEPLSMAGMILGGAMLAGTRKLRQTAKSGD from the coding sequence ATGAAATTAATTCGGAAAGCAACTCTAACAACAGGATTGTTGATAGCCGCAGCTACATTTGGAACGGCTGCCCCTGCTCAAGCGTTCTCTCTCTACTTTGGTGAAGATTTGGGACAGGGAGAGCAAGTGCGCCTAAATGCCACTCCCAACGCTAATAGAGCCAGAGATGAGTTCCTCTCTAACCTCATAGGAGTAGGAACTGAAAACTTTGAGCGTTACTCAGTGGAAACGGAGGCTCCTCTGTCCATCAGTTTCGGCAGTGCTGGAACCGCCACTCTCCTTGGCAATGGTTTTATCGATAGTGTTAACGGAAATACTACTAATGGAGTGGGACGCTATCCAATTTCTGGTAATAAATACTGGGAGGCTAGCAATCTATTCGGGATTACCTTCTCAAAGGCAGTAGCTGCTTTCGGCTTTTACGGGGTTGATATTGGTGATTTTGAGGGACAACTAACGTTAACGCTGTTGAACACTCTTACCAATTTCCAGCAGACAGTCACGGTTCCCCATACGATGCAGGGATTAGGCGGTGGAGTGCTCTATTTTGGTTTGATTGCTGAATCGGATGAACTGTTTGACCGAATTATGTTTGGCAATACTGCACCAGGAGTAGATTATTTTAGTTTTGACAACATGACGGTGGGTAGCCTCGAACAAGTTGTGCCAACGGAAACGGTTCCTGATGGAGGCCTTGGTCAAGGATCGTCGCAACCAGTACCCGAACCCTTGAGTATGGCGGGGATGATCTTGGGAGGGGCGATGCTTGCTGGTACTCGGAAGTTGCGCCAAACGGCAAAAAGTGGTGACTAA
- a CDS encoding SPFH domain-containing protein gives MKSCTEKIALLHCNYQVKVRTLKWLVAILAATLTIATVGAVKPAPAAELVTQANSSQRLSPVPQMSPQIETVQQDLLGGILPIILIGGAIVCIPLFFGGLVVIGDREVGIISKKFSFSGKSLPPGRLIALDGEAGYQADTLPPGWHWGYWPIQYNVRKEPVTVVPQGEIALIVAADGAPIPPQRILGKVTDSDNFQDARKFLKSGGEKGRQLGIITTGTYRINTALFTVITAANAAKHGMSAEQLRLYSINPDKVGIVTTFDGIPIEAGEIAGETIPDHDNFQNAQKFISGGGRRGLQEQVLLSGSWNLNPWFAGVEQVAMTEIPIGYVGVVISYVGNTSEDVSGAAFTHGNLVNPGNKGVWVAPLYPRKHPLNTRILKVELVPTTNIVLNWSRRMERHSYDSQLSSLTVCSKDGFSFDLEVSQIIHVGALDAPKVISRVGSMQNLVDHVLQPTIGNYFRNSAQAYTVLDFLTARSERQAEAAEYIKSALRSYDVQAIDTLIGDILPPAELMQTQTDRKIAEEQRKTYDVQQMAQTQRQQLVRETALADIQQEMVKSEQGVKIAELKANAQIQEAMGEAESIRMTGNAKAEAYRAGVVALGTSGYTALQLMQVIGDRQVRVVPDVAVTGNGGGTGLIDGLLGMMLWNQNGKHESSDPTTQGESTVLPSVTTAVSNPAGSPAAQKAKSDRHLHKSPLDSPPLS, from the coding sequence ATGAAAAGTTGCACAGAAAAAATCGCTCTGCTTCATTGTAATTATCAAGTCAAAGTTCGTACTCTGAAATGGTTAGTTGCTATCCTAGCAGCAACACTGACGATCGCAACAGTAGGGGCAGTCAAACCTGCACCTGCTGCTGAGCTAGTAACGCAAGCTAACTCTAGCCAAAGGCTCAGCCCAGTACCCCAGATGAGTCCGCAAATAGAGACAGTACAACAAGACTTACTGGGTGGAATCTTACCAATTATTCTGATCGGTGGCGCAATCGTCTGCATTCCTCTATTTTTTGGGGGTTTGGTGGTAATAGGCGATCGCGAAGTCGGCATTATCAGCAAAAAATTTAGCTTTTCGGGAAAATCCCTGCCCCCCGGCCGTTTAATTGCCCTCGATGGCGAAGCTGGATATCAGGCCGATACCTTACCTCCAGGGTGGCACTGGGGCTATTGGCCCATACAGTACAACGTTCGCAAAGAACCCGTTACTGTAGTCCCCCAAGGTGAAATTGCTCTAATTGTCGCCGCAGATGGTGCGCCCATTCCGCCGCAGCGCATTCTCGGCAAAGTTACAGATTCTGATAATTTCCAAGATGCCCGTAAATTCCTCAAAAGTGGTGGGGAAAAAGGTCGCCAACTGGGTATTATTACCACTGGTACTTACCGTATTAATACTGCTCTGTTCACGGTAATTACTGCTGCTAACGCCGCTAAACATGGCATGAGTGCCGAACAGTTACGCCTCTACAGTATCAACCCCGATAAAGTTGGAATTGTCACCACATTTGACGGTATCCCGATTGAAGCTGGCGAAATCGCGGGAGAAACGATCCCCGATCACGACAATTTCCAAAACGCTCAGAAATTCATCAGTGGCGGTGGTAGGCGCGGGTTGCAAGAACAAGTTTTGCTCTCTGGTTCTTGGAACCTGAACCCTTGGTTTGCTGGTGTCGAACAAGTGGCGATGACAGAAATTCCGATCGGCTATGTTGGCGTGGTAATTTCTTATGTAGGCAATACCTCGGAAGATGTCAGCGGTGCTGCTTTTACTCATGGAAACTTAGTAAATCCTGGCAATAAAGGTGTTTGGGTTGCACCTCTTTATCCTCGCAAACATCCGCTCAATACTCGGATTTTAAAAGTAGAGTTAGTGCCTACTACTAACATTGTGCTTAACTGGTCGAGGCGCATGGAAAGACATAGTTATGATTCTCAACTTTCGTCTCTGACTGTGTGTTCTAAAGATGGTTTTTCCTTTGATTTAGAAGTATCACAAATTATTCACGTCGGGGCTTTAGATGCTCCCAAAGTGATCTCGCGGGTGGGTTCGATGCAAAATTTAGTGGATCATGTTTTGCAACCGACTATTGGCAATTACTTTCGTAATTCTGCCCAGGCTTATACTGTGTTGGACTTTCTGACGGCTAGAAGTGAGAGACAAGCGGAGGCTGCGGAGTATATTAAAAGCGCACTTCGTTCTTACGATGTGCAGGCAATTGATACTTTGATCGGGGATATTTTGCCGCCTGCGGAACTGATGCAGACGCAAACCGATCGCAAAATTGCTGAAGAACAACGCAAGACCTATGATGTGCAGCAAATGGCTCAAACTCAACGGCAGCAGTTGGTACGGGAAACGGCCCTCGCGGATATTCAGCAAGAAATGGTTAAATCTGAGCAGGGTGTGAAAATTGCTGAGTTGAAGGCGAATGCTCAAATTCAGGAAGCAATGGGGGAGGCCGAGTCAATTCGGATGACGGGAAATGCTAAGGCTGAAGCTTATCGCGCGGGGGTGGTGGCTTTGGGAACTTCTGGCTATACAGCGTTGCAGCTTATGCAGGTAATTGGCGATCGCCAAGTTCGGGTTGTTCCCGATGTTGCTGTCACTGGTAACGGCGGTGGTACGGGGTTAATTGATGGGTTACTGGGGATGATGCTGTGGAATCAAAATGGTAAGCACGAAAGTTCTGATCCTACAACACAGGGAGAATCGACTGTTTTGCCTTCTGTCACAACAGCAGTCTCAAATCCGGCGGGATCTCCTGCGGCTCAAAAAGCTAAAAGCGATCGGCACTTGCATAAATCGCCCCTAGATTCTCCTCCTTTAAGCTAG
- a CDS encoding DUF2470 domain-containing protein, producing MSETFSTEISDRICSHMNEDHGNAVVLYAQAFGGISSAASAQMRAIDATGMNLTAQVNGEDVPVRVSFDHILKDAEDAHHTLIAMVKQARQLSE from the coding sequence ATGTCTGAAACGTTTTCAACTGAAATTAGCGATCGCATCTGCTCTCACATGAACGAAGATCATGGGAATGCTGTAGTGCTTTACGCTCAAGCATTTGGTGGCATTTCCAGTGCAGCATCAGCACAAATGCGGGCAATTGATGCTACTGGCATGAATTTAACTGCTCAAGTCAATGGCGAAGATGTGCCCGTCCGTGTTAGCTTCGACCATATTTTAAAAGATGCCGAAGATGCTCACCACACTCTGATTGCTATGGTTAAACAGGCGCGGCAACTTAGCGAATAA
- a CDS encoding AAA family ATPase — protein MIENPLYPKGSNAVIGDENAPLSPLVKKLNLMILARYPLLYIVAAEEEPAEEIISQVARELTPSRRILLWDIVRGWDDNGSAKGSVMAALDRISKTSAEEYTIFVLRDLHPILKYPYTEKNAPAVRELRNLARELKRSRKTIILTSHVLELPEELKEEVTVVDFLLPNVEEINYLISQFTDRPEQLEMSDLAKEQLVKACQGLSRARIRRVLAKALAAKQQINESDIDEVLEEKRQAIRQTGILEFFTTKESLKSVGGLDNLKEWIKLRQDAFTEEAQRYGIPNPKGVLLVGIQGSGKSLAAKSIAHEWHLPLLRMDTGKLFGGIVGESESRIRQMIELAEAIAPCVLWIDQIDLAFGNINSATERDSGTSRRVFSSLINWMQEKTSSVFIVATANNVRMLPIELLRKGKFDEIFFLSLPHEMERLEIFKVHLQRLRGERLGEFDLALLARRTQDFSGAEIEQVVIDGLYRAFGTFVNGQRKDLTTEDILSAIEDTVPLAAFAGDRIQDLNQWATETGAKIASKDKY, from the coding sequence ATGATAGAAAATCCTCTTTATCCTAAAGGCAGTAATGCTGTTATTGGAGACGAAAATGCGCCTTTGTCTCCACTTGTAAAAAAACTAAATTTAATGATTTTGGCGCGTTACCCACTACTATATATTGTCGCCGCCGAAGAAGAACCCGCCGAAGAAATAATTTCGCAAGTAGCACGAGAGCTAACTCCTTCGCGCCGAATTTTATTGTGGGATATTGTGCGCGGCTGGGATGACAATGGCTCTGCTAAAGGCTCAGTAATGGCAGCACTGGATCGAATTAGCAAAACTTCGGCTGAGGAATATACAATATTTGTACTGCGCGATTTACATCCTATTTTGAAATATCCCTACACAGAAAAAAATGCTCCCGCAGTTCGGGAGTTGCGGAATTTGGCACGGGAATTAAAGCGCAGCCGTAAGACGATAATTTTAACTTCTCACGTACTGGAATTACCAGAAGAATTGAAGGAGGAAGTAACAGTAGTTGACTTTCTTTTACCCAACGTAGAAGAGATTAATTATTTAATTTCTCAGTTTACCGATCGTCCAGAACAGTTAGAGATGAGCGACCTAGCAAAGGAACAGTTAGTAAAAGCTTGTCAAGGATTAAGTAGAGCTAGAATTAGGCGGGTTTTAGCTAAAGCCTTAGCAGCAAAACAGCAGATAAATGAGTCCGATATAGATGAGGTATTGGAAGAGAAGCGACAAGCAATTAGGCAGACGGGAATTCTAGAGTTTTTTACGACAAAAGAATCGCTAAAAAGTGTAGGGGGATTAGATAATTTAAAAGAGTGGATAAAACTGCGACAGGATGCTTTTACTGAGGAGGCTCAGCGCTACGGTATACCTAATCCTAAAGGAGTTTTGCTCGTAGGAATTCAAGGTAGTGGTAAATCACTTGCTGCTAAAAGTATTGCTCATGAATGGCATTTACCACTGTTACGAATGGATACTGGGAAGCTATTCGGGGGAATTGTAGGGGAAAGTGAAAGCCGCATTAGGCAAATGATTGAGTTAGCAGAAGCGATCGCGCCTTGTGTTTTGTGGATAGATCAAATTGACCTGGCTTTTGGGAATATTAATAGCGCTACAGAAAGGGATTCAGGTACGTCGCGGCGGGTATTTAGCAGTTTGATCAATTGGATGCAGGAAAAGACAAGTTCTGTGTTTATTGTGGCAACTGCAAATAATGTACGAATGTTGCCGATTGAGTTGTTACGAAAGGGTAAATTTGATGAGATTTTCTTTTTAAGTTTGCCCCATGAAATGGAAAGGTTAGAGATTTTTAAAGTACATTTGCAGCGGTTGCGTGGCGAAAGGTTAGGAGAGTTTGATTTGGCTTTGTTGGCAAGGCGTACTCAGGATTTTAGTGGTGCAGAAATTGAACAAGTTGTGATTGACGGGTTATATCGGGCATTCGGGACTTTTGTCAATGGACAGCGTAAAGATTTGACAACGGAGGATATTTTAAGTGCAATTGAGGATACTGTACCATTGGCTGCGTTCGCAGGAGATAGAATTCAAGATTTGAATCAGTGGGCGACTGAAACTGGGGCGAAAATAGCATCTAAGGATAAGTATTAG